One window of the Pseudomonas sp. S04 genome contains the following:
- the napA gene encoding nitrate reductase catalytic subunit NapA, translating to MPMTRREFVKAQAAGIAAAAAGLPVFTSASNLITEQDMVALTWNKAPCRFCGTGCSVMVATKDNRVVATHGDVKAEVNRGLNCVKGYFLSKIMYGVDRLTQPLLRMTNGQYDKQGEFQPVSWKQAFDVMELKFKEALKNKGADSIAMFGSGQWTVWEGYAANKLMKAGFRSNNLDPNARHCMASAVMGFMRTFGIDEPMGCYDDIEVTDAFVLWGSNMAEMHPILWSRVTDRRLSQPDVKVVVLSTFEHRSFELADIPMVFKPQTDLLILNYIANYIIESGSVNQEFVSRHTRFAKGVDDIGYGLRSDHPLEQQAKNADKANTWTDIDFEQFAAFVKPYTLERTAKETGVPAERLKALAQLYADPKRKVVSFWTMGFNQHTRGVWANNLIYNIHLLTGKISEPGNSPFSLTGQPSACGTAREVGTFSHRLPADMLVTNPAHRATAEKIWKLPAGTINPKVGFHAVQQSRMLKDSVVNVYWTMASNNMQAGPNIMQEVLPGWRNPQNFVIVSDVYPTVSAQAADLILPTAMWVEKEGAYGNAERRTQFWHQLVSAPGDAKSDLWQLVEFSKRFTTDEVWSAQLLDSAPQYKGKTLYEVLFKNGNVDQFPIAQMEPGFENDEAKDFGFYLQKGLFEEYAQFGRGHGHDLAPFDRYHTERGLRWPVVDGKETRWRFREGHDPYVEKGSGVQFYGYPDKKAIIFALPYEPPAESPDQEFPFWLSTGRVLEHWHTGTMTQRVEELYKAVPDALVYMHPADAKALNARRGSEVKVISRRGEMRARIETRGRNKPPQGLVFVPFFDANRLINKVTLDATDPISKQTDYKKCAVRIELIKTA from the coding sequence ATGCCCATGACCCGTCGTGAGTTCGTCAAGGCCCAGGCGGCCGGGATTGCTGCGGCGGCTGCCGGGCTGCCGGTGTTCACCTCGGCCAGCAACCTGATCACCGAACAGGACATGGTCGCCCTGACCTGGAACAAGGCGCCGTGCCGGTTTTGCGGCACCGGTTGCAGCGTGATGGTGGCGACCAAGGACAACCGGGTGGTAGCGACCCACGGCGATGTCAAAGCCGAGGTCAATCGCGGCCTGAACTGCGTCAAGGGCTACTTCCTGTCCAAGATCATGTATGGCGTGGACCGCCTGACCCAACCGCTGTTGCGTATGACCAACGGGCAATACGACAAGCAGGGTGAGTTCCAGCCGGTGTCCTGGAAACAGGCGTTTGATGTGATGGAGTTGAAGTTCAAGGAAGCGCTGAAAAACAAAGGCGCAGACTCGATCGCCATGTTCGGCTCCGGACAATGGACGGTGTGGGAAGGCTACGCCGCAAACAAGTTGATGAAGGCCGGGTTTCGCAGTAACAACCTCGACCCCAATGCCCGGCATTGCATGGCCTCGGCGGTCATGGGGTTCATGCGCACCTTCGGTATCGATGAGCCCATGGGTTGCTATGACGACATCGAAGTCACCGACGCGTTTGTGTTGTGGGGCTCGAACATGGCGGAGATGCACCCGATTCTCTGGAGTCGGGTCACGGATCGTCGCTTGAGCCAACCCGATGTCAAAGTTGTGGTGCTGTCGACCTTCGAGCATCGCAGTTTTGAATTGGCCGATATCCCCATGGTGTTCAAACCGCAGACGGACTTGTTGATCCTCAACTACATCGCCAACTACATCATTGAAAGTGGCTCGGTGAACCAGGAGTTTGTCAGCCGGCACACGCGGTTTGCCAAGGGGGTCGACGACATCGGCTACGGCTTGCGCAGCGATCATCCGCTGGAACAACAGGCCAAGAATGCCGACAAGGCGAACACCTGGACCGACATCGACTTCGAGCAGTTTGCCGCCTTTGTCAAACCCTACACCCTGGAACGCACCGCCAAGGAGACCGGGGTTCCAGCCGAACGGCTCAAGGCGCTGGCGCAGTTGTATGCCGACCCGAAACGCAAGGTGGTGTCCTTCTGGACCATGGGTTTCAACCAGCACACACGCGGGGTGTGGGCCAACAACCTGATCTACAACATCCATTTGCTGACCGGCAAGATCAGCGAGCCGGGCAACAGCCCGTTCTCCCTGACCGGCCAGCCTTCGGCCTGTGGCACCGCGCGGGAAGTGGGGACCTTTTCCCACCGCCTGCCGGCAGACATGCTGGTCACCAATCCGGCACACCGCGCCACCGCCGAGAAGATCTGGAAACTGCCGGCCGGCACCATCAATCCCAAGGTCGGTTTCCATGCGGTGCAGCAGAGTCGCATGCTCAAGGACAGCGTGGTCAACGTGTACTGGACCATGGCCAGCAACAATATGCAGGCCGGGCCCAACATCATGCAGGAAGTCTTGCCGGGCTGGCGTAACCCGCAGAACTTCGTGATCGTTTCCGACGTGTACCCCACGGTGTCCGCGCAAGCCGCCGACCTGATCCTGCCCACGGCCATGTGGGTGGAAAAGGAGGGGGCCTATGGCAATGCCGAGCGGCGTACCCAGTTCTGGCATCAACTGGTATCCGCCCCGGGGGATGCCAAGTCCGATCTCTGGCAGTTGGTGGAATTTTCCAAGCGCTTCACCACCGATGAAGTGTGGTCCGCGCAGTTGCTCGACAGTGCCCCGCAGTACAAAGGCAAGACCCTGTACGAGGTGCTGTTCAAGAATGGCAACGTCGATCAGTTCCCGATCGCGCAGATGGAGCCAGGCTTTGAAAACGACGAAGCCAAGGACTTTGGGTTCTACCTGCAAAAAGGCCTGTTCGAAGAGTATGCCCAGTTCGGCCGGGGCCACGGTCATGACCTGGCGCCGTTCGATCGGTATCACACCGAACGCGGCCTGCGCTGGCCGGTGGTGGACGGCAAGGAAACCCGCTGGCGCTTTCGCGAAGGCCATGATCCCTACGTGGAGAAGGGCAGTGGCGTGCAGTTCTATGGCTACCCCGACAAGAAGGCGATCATCTTCGCGCTGCCCTACGAGCCGCCGGCGGAATCCCCTGACCAGGAGTTCCCGTTCTGGCTGAGCACCGGGCGGGTGCTTGAGCACTGGCACACCGGGACCATGACCCAGCGCGTTGAAGAACTCTACAAGGCGGTACCCGATGCCCTGGTGTACATGCACCCGGCCGATGCCAAGGCGCTCAATGCCAGGCGCGGCAGTGAGGTCAAGGTGATCAGCCGGCGCGGGGAAATGCGCGCACGCATCGAAACCCGTGGGCGCAACAAGCCGCCCCAGGGGCTGGTGTTCGTGCCGTTCTTCGACGCCAACCGGTTGATCAACAAGGTCACGCTCGATGCGACGGACCCGATCTCGAAGCAGACGGACTATAAAAAGTGCGCGGTCAGGATCGAGCTGATCAAGACTGCCTGA
- a CDS encoding nitrate reductase cytochrome c-type subunit, producing the protein MNARTLSLLFALLLGVPAVFAAEPGYPLDAPAPDGRRVGGTLTQELPAPPIAEEENKDLKRERNYPEQPPTIPHSIRGYHIDKNSNKCLSCHSRANSALTQAPMISITHYMDRDGQALAAVSPRRYFCNQCHVPQRDVKPLVNNDFKNIDQVLQDEINRKQKP; encoded by the coding sequence ATGAATGCTCGTACGCTGTCCTTGCTGTTTGCACTGCTGCTTGGCGTGCCCGCGGTCTTTGCCGCAGAGCCTGGGTATCCGCTGGATGCGCCCGCCCCCGATGGCAGGCGTGTCGGCGGTACCCTGACCCAGGAACTGCCAGCGCCGCCCATCGCCGAGGAGGAGAACAAGGACCTCAAGCGCGAGCGCAATTATCCCGAACAGCCGCCGACCATTCCCCACAGCATCCGCGGTTATCACATCGACAAGAACAGCAACAAATGCCTGTCCTGCCACAGTCGGGCCAACAGCGCGTTGACCCAGGCGCCGATGATCAGCATCACCCACTACATGGACCGCGACGGCCAGGCGCTGGCCGCCGTTTCACCACGGCGCTACTTCTGCAATCAGTGCCACGTGCCGCAGCGAGACGTGAAGCCGTTGGTCAACAACGACTTCAAGAATATTGACCAGGTGCTGCAAGACGAAATCAACCGCAAGCAGAAACCCTGA
- a CDS encoding chaperone NapD, whose translation MEQKLHIASLIVQARVEMFAAVKANLRLLQGVELHQESPEGKLVVVLEMHGEPQILQRIEQIGRLPGVLNASLVYHEILDPSGEHPCP comes from the coding sequence ATGGAACAAAAACTACATATCGCCAGTTTGATCGTGCAGGCCCGTGTCGAGATGTTTGCCGCGGTGAAAGCCAATCTGCGCCTGCTCCAGGGTGTTGAACTGCACCAGGAAAGCCCCGAGGGCAAACTGGTGGTGGTCCTGGAAATGCACGGCGAACCGCAGATCCTCCAGCGCATCGAACAGATTGGCCGCCTGCCCGGCGTGCTCAACGCCTCCCTGGTTTACCACGAGATCCTCGATCCGAGCGGAGAACACCCATGCCCATGA
- the flgG gene encoding flagellar basal-body rod protein FlgG produces MLPALWVAKTGLSAQDTNLTTISNNLANVSTTGFKRDRAEFQDLLYQIKRQPGAQSTQDSELPSGLQLGTGVRIVGTQKNFTAGSLQTTEQPLDMAIDGRGFFQVLQPDGTTSYTRDGTFHLDSNGQIVTASGYALEPAIVIPAEAQTFTVGRDGTVSITIAGNPAAQVIGNLQTADFINPAGLQATGNNLFLETAASGAPQIGTPGLNGFGTTLQSTLETSNVSTVEEMVNMITTQRAYEMNSKVISTADQMLSFVTQNL; encoded by the coding sequence ATGCTTCCGGCTCTATGGGTTGCCAAAACAGGCCTGTCCGCCCAGGACACCAACCTGACGACCATTTCCAACAACCTGGCCAACGTCTCGACCACGGGCTTCAAGCGTGACCGTGCCGAGTTCCAGGACCTGCTGTACCAGATCAAGCGCCAGCCGGGTGCCCAGTCGACCCAGGACAGCGAACTGCCGTCGGGCCTGCAACTGGGTACCGGTGTGCGCATCGTCGGCACCCAGAAGAACTTCACCGCCGGCAGCCTGCAAACCACCGAGCAGCCGCTGGACATGGCCATCGACGGTCGTGGCTTTTTTCAGGTCCTGCAGCCGGACGGGACTACGTCCTACACCCGTGACGGGACCTTTCACCTGGACTCCAACGGCCAGATCGTGACCGCCAGTGGTTATGCCCTGGAGCCGGCCATTGTCATCCCCGCCGAAGCCCAGACCTTCACCGTGGGTCGCGATGGCACCGTGTCGATCACCATTGCCGGCAACCCGGCCGCCCAGGTGATCGGCAACCTGCAAACCGCCGACTTCATCAACCCGGCCGGCCTGCAGGCCACCGGCAACAACCTGTTCCTGGAAACTGCCGCCAGTGGTGCGCCACAGATCGGCACCCCAGGCCTGAACGGTTTTGGTACCACCCTGCAAAGCACCCTGGAAACCTCCAACGTCAGCACCGTGGAAGAGATGGTCAACATGATCACCACGCAACGTGCCTACGAGATGAACTCCAAAGTCATCTCCACCGCCGACCAGATGCTTTCGTTCGTCACGCAGAATCTGTAA
- a CDS encoding flagellar basal body P-ring protein FlgI, with translation MLNFKHLLAAALLLGTSLGVQAERLKDIASISGVRSNQLIGYGLVVGLNGTGDQTTQTPFTLQTFNNMLSQFGIKVPPGSGNVQLKNVAAVSISADLPAFAKPGQQVDITVSSIGNSKSLRGGTLLLTPLKGIDGNVYAVAQGNLVVGGFDAEGRDGSKITVNVPSAGRIPGGASVERAVPSGFNQGNSLTLNLNRSDFTTAKRIVDKINSLLGPGVAQAIDGGSVRVSAPLDPSQRVDYLSILENLEVDPGQAVAKVIINSRTGTIVIGQNVKVSPAAVTHGSLTVTITEDPIVSQPGAFSNGQTAVVPRSNVNAQQEAKPMFKFGPGTTLDEIVRAVNQVGAAPGDLMAILEALKQAGALQADLIVI, from the coding sequence ATGCTGAACTTCAAGCACCTGCTGGCGGCCGCGTTGTTGCTGGGCACCTCCCTGGGCGTGCAGGCCGAGCGGTTGAAGGACATCGCCAGTATCTCCGGCGTGCGTTCCAACCAGTTGATCGGCTATGGCCTGGTCGTCGGTCTCAATGGCACGGGTGACCAGACCACCCAGACCCCGTTCACCCTGCAGACCTTCAACAACATGCTCTCGCAGTTCGGCATCAAGGTGCCGCCGGGCTCGGGCAACGTGCAGTTGAAGAACGTCGCTGCCGTGTCGATCAGTGCCGATTTGCCGGCGTTTGCCAAGCCGGGGCAGCAGGTCGACATCACCGTGTCTTCTATCGGCAACTCCAAGAGCCTGCGTGGCGGCACCTTGCTGCTGACGCCGCTCAAGGGCATCGATGGCAACGTCTATGCGGTGGCCCAGGGCAACCTGGTGGTGGGTGGTTTTGACGCCGAAGGTCGTGACGGTTCGAAGATCACCGTCAACGTGCCGTCGGCCGGTCGTATCCCTGGCGGTGCCTCGGTGGAGCGCGCGGTCCCGAGCGGGTTCAACCAGGGCAACAGCCTGACCCTCAACCTCAACCGTTCGGACTTCACCACGGCCAAGCGCATCGTCGACAAGATCAACAGCCTGCTCGGCCCGGGTGTCGCCCAGGCCATCGATGGCGGTTCGGTTCGGGTCAGCGCGCCACTGGATCCGAGCCAGCGGGTCGACTACCTGTCGATCCTCGAAAACCTCGAAGTCGACCCCGGCCAGGCGGTGGCCAAGGTCATCATCAACTCGCGCACCGGCACCATCGTGATCGGCCAGAACGTCAAGGTGTCGCCGGCGGCGGTGACCCACGGCAGCCTGACCGTGACCATTACCGAAGACCCGATCGTCAGCCAGCCAGGGGCTTTCTCCAACGGCCAGACGGCGGTGGTGCCGCGCTCCAATGTCAACGCACAGCAGGAAGCCAAGCCGATGTTCAAGTTCGGCCCGGGCACCACCCTCGACGAAATCGTGCGTGCGGTGAACCAGGTCGGCGCGGCACCGGGTGACCTGATGGCGATCCTCGAAGCCTTGAAACAGGCCGGCGCCCTGCAAGCCGACCTGATCGTGATCTAA
- a CDS encoding flagellar basal body rod protein FlgF, translating into MDKYLYVAMTGASQNALAQKAHANNLANISTNGFQKDLEQARSMPVFGDSFPARAFALSERPATDFSPGSLVETGRDLDVAVSGNGWIAVQNPDGKESYVRTGSLNVDALGVLRAGNGMPVMGNGGPIAVPPEQKIEVGQDGTISIRAMGEGPRVMAEVDRIKLVNPDLKNMTKGLDGSIHTKDGQPAPADANVQLVSGFLESSNVNAVEEMTSVLALAKQFELHVKMMNTAKEDDQAMARVLQIS; encoded by the coding sequence GTGGACAAGTACCTTTATGTGGCCATGACCGGCGCCAGCCAGAACGCGCTGGCGCAAAAGGCCCATGCCAACAACCTGGCCAACATCTCCACCAACGGTTTCCAGAAAGACCTGGAGCAGGCGCGGTCGATGCCGGTGTTTGGCGACAGCTTTCCGGCGCGGGCCTTTGCCCTGTCCGAACGTCCGGCCACCGACTTCAGTCCGGGCTCGCTGGTGGAAACCGGGCGTGACCTCGACGTGGCGGTCAGCGGCAACGGCTGGATTGCCGTGCAGAACCCCGACGGCAAGGAAAGTTACGTGCGCACCGGCAGCCTGAATGTCGACGCCCTGGGTGTGCTGCGTGCCGGCAATGGCATGCCGGTGATGGGCAATGGCGGGCCGATTGCCGTGCCGCCCGAGCAGAAGATCGAAGTCGGCCAGGACGGCACCATCAGTATCCGCGCCATGGGTGAAGGCCCGCGCGTGATGGCGGAAGTCGACCGCATCAAGCTGGTCAACCCGGACCTGAAGAACATGACCAAGGGCCTCGACGGCTCGATCCACACCAAGGACGGCCAGCCCGCACCGGCCGATGCCAACGTGCAACTGGTCTCGGGGTTCCTCGAGTCGAGCAACGTCAACGCGGTGGAAGAAATGACCTCGGTGCTGGCCCTGGCCAAGCAGTTCGAGCTGCACGTCAAGATGATGAACACCGCCAAAGAAGACGACCAGGCCATGGCTCGGGTCTTGCAGATCAGCTAA
- the flgJ gene encoding flagellar assembly peptidoglycan hydrolase FlgJ encodes MDMRKSGLVSSSDSAAYSDLNRLNQLKVGDKNSDGNMRKVAQEFESLFLNEMLKSMRSATDALGQDNPLNTAAAKQYQEMYDQQLAVSMSREGGGIGLADVLMRQMSKNKPLAPGEAAALSAAKQEAAKAAVQTPIAAGTVATDGPLSRLNGQRPLWASRSINPPQAAEQGVHGNDMALINQRRLALPPKLADRLLAGLVPSASGAAATTATSTLPSRATRDGNALVKGDWQPAQSYSAERGRLQVYGRAMAQPPLAPAPKAFNSPDQFITTMLPMAQQAADRIGVDPRYLVAQAALETGYGKSVMRAADGSSSHNLFGIKTGSTWKGAQARAITSEFRNGEMVKETAEFRSYASYQDSFHDLVTLLQSNNRYQEVLKSADNPEQFVRELQKAGYATDPNYASKISQIAKQMKSYENYASAGSSTNL; translated from the coding sequence ATGGATATGCGCAAGAGCGGCCTGGTCAGCAGCAGCGATTCGGCGGCCTACTCCGACCTCAACCGGCTGAACCAGCTCAAGGTCGGCGACAAGAACAGCGACGGCAACATGCGCAAGGTGGCGCAGGAGTTCGAATCGCTGTTCCTCAATGAAATGCTCAAGTCGATGCGCTCGGCCACCGACGCGCTGGGCCAGGACAACCCGCTGAACACCGCGGCGGCCAAGCAGTACCAGGAAATGTACGACCAGCAACTGGCGGTTTCCATGTCCCGCGAGGGCGGCGGCATTGGCCTGGCCGATGTGCTGATGCGCCAGATGTCGAAGAACAAACCACTGGCCCCCGGCGAGGCGGCCGCGTTGTCGGCGGCTAAGCAGGAGGCCGCGAAAGCAGCGGTGCAGACACCGATTGCCGCTGGCACGGTGGCCACTGATGGGCCGTTGTCGCGCCTCAATGGCCAGCGTCCGTTGTGGGCCTCGCGCTCGATCAATCCACCGCAGGCAGCGGAGCAGGGCGTGCACGGCAATGACATGGCGCTGATCAACCAGCGGCGCCTGGCGCTGCCGCCGAAACTGGCGGACCGCTTGTTGGCAGGCCTGGTGCCTTCGGCCAGCGGGGCGGCGGCCACCACCGCTACCAGCACCTTGCCCAGCCGTGCGACCCGTGACGGCAACGCGCTGGTCAAGGGCGACTGGCAGCCGGCGCAGAGCTATTCCGCCGAGCGCGGACGCCTGCAGGTCTATGGCCGTGCGATGGCGCAGCCGCCCCTGGCGCCGGCGCCAAAAGCCTTCAACTCGCCAGACCAGTTCATCACCACCATGCTGCCGATGGCGCAGCAGGCGGCCGACCGTATCGGCGTCGATCCGCGTTACCTGGTGGCCCAGGCCGCCCTGGAAACTGGCTACGGCAAGTCGGTGATGCGCGCCGCCGATGGCAGCAGCAGCCACAACCTGTTCGGGATCAAGACCGGCAGCACCTGGAAGGGCGCGCAGGCCCGCGCCATCACCAGCGAATTCCGCAATGGCGAGATGGTCAAGGAGACGGCCGAGTTCCGTTCGTACGCGTCCTACCAGGACAGTTTCCATGACCTGGTGACCCTGCTGCAGAGCAACAATCGTTATCAAGAAGTGCTGAAGTCGGCCGATAACCCCGAACAGTTTGTGCGTGAGCTGCAAAAGGCCGGGTACGCCACCGACCCCAACTACGCCAGCAAGATTTCGCAGATTGCCAAACAAATGAAGAGCTATGAGAACTACGCCTCGGCTGGCTCTTCCACGAATTTATAA
- a CDS encoding periplasmic nitrate reductase, NapE protein gives MTTVDESALRARKERRLLLFLIVFLFPLLSVVIVGGYGFFVWFLQMLLGPPGAPH, from the coding sequence ATGACGACGGTTGATGAGTCCGCTCTACGTGCGCGCAAGGAAAGGCGGCTGTTGCTGTTCCTGATCGTGTTTCTTTTTCCCCTGCTATCGGTGGTGATAGTCGGCGGCTACGGCTTTTTCGTCTGGTTCCTGCAAATGCTCCTCGGCCCTCCCGGGGCTCCACACTGA
- a CDS encoding cytochrome c3 family protein, with product MKSLWVVFKDYWQILRRPSVHYSLGFLTLGGFIAGVIFWGGFNTALEATNTEKFCISCHEMRDNVFVELQETIHYTNRSGVRATCPDCHVPHEWTHKIARKMQASKEVWGKVFGTINTREKFLGMRRELAEHEWARLKANDSRECRNCHNFEFMDFTRQGKRAANMHSTSLANGEATCIDCHKGIAHKLPDMSGVKGW from the coding sequence ATGAAGTCATTGTGGGTAGTGTTCAAAGACTACTGGCAGATCTTGCGTCGCCCCAGTGTCCACTACAGCCTGGGTTTCCTGACGCTCGGCGGGTTCATTGCCGGGGTGATTTTCTGGGGTGGATTCAACACGGCGCTGGAAGCGACCAATACCGAAAAGTTCTGCATCTCCTGCCATGAAATGCGCGACAACGTGTTTGTCGAATTGCAGGAAACCATCCACTACACCAACCGCTCGGGGGTGCGCGCAACCTGTCCCGATTGCCACGTACCGCATGAGTGGACCCACAAGATCGCGCGCAAGATGCAGGCGTCCAAAGAGGTCTGGGGCAAGGTGTTCGGCACCATCAATACCCGCGAGAAGTTTCTCGGTATGCGCCGTGAACTGGCGGAGCACGAGTGGGCCCGCCTCAAGGCCAACGACTCTCGCGAGTGCCGTAATTGTCACAACTTCGAGTTCATGGATTTCACCCGACAGGGCAAGCGCGCCGCCAACATGCACTCGACTTCCCTGGCCAACGGCGAGGCGACCTGCATCGACTGCCACAAAGGCATCGCCCACAAGCTGCCCGACATGAGCGGCGTCAAGGGCTGGTAG
- the flgH gene encoding flagellar basal body L-ring protein FlgH produces MNRFVSVLALSGIAVLAGCVGPTPKPNDPYYAPVLPRTPLPAAANNGSIYQAGFEQNLYSDRKAFRVGDIITITLNEKTQASKNANSQVGKTSKANIGLTSLFGAVPNTNNPFGSGDLSLDAGYSGDRATKGDSKAGQGNSLTGSITVTVADVLPNGIIAVRGEKWMTLNTGDELVRIAGLVRADDISTDNTVSSTRVADARITYSGTGSFADASQPGWFDRFFLSPLFPF; encoded by the coding sequence ATGAATCGCTTTGTATCTGTTCTCGCATTGAGTGGGATCGCCGTGCTCGCGGGCTGCGTCGGGCCGACGCCAAAACCCAATGACCCTTACTACGCCCCGGTGTTGCCACGCACGCCCTTGCCGGCGGCAGCCAACAATGGCTCGATCTACCAGGCCGGCTTCGAGCAGAACCTGTACAGCGACCGCAAGGCGTTCCGGGTCGGTGACATCATCACCATCACCCTCAACGAAAAAACCCAGGCCAGCAAAAACGCCAACTCGCAAGTGGGCAAGACCAGCAAGGCCAACATCGGCCTGACCTCGTTGTTCGGTGCGGTGCCCAACACCAATAATCCGTTCGGCAGTGGCGACCTGAGCCTGGACGCCGGCTACAGCGGTGACCGCGCGACCAAGGGCGACAGCAAGGCCGGGCAGGGCAACAGCCTGACCGGCTCGATCACGGTGACAGTGGCCGACGTGTTGCCCAACGGCATCATCGCCGTGCGCGGCGAGAAGTGGATGACCCTCAACACCGGTGACGAACTGGTGCGCATTGCCGGCCTGGTGCGTGCCGACGATATCTCCACCGACAACACCGTGTCCTCGACCCGGGTCGCCGACGCGCGCATTACCTACTCGGGCACCGGCTCGTTTGCCGATGCGAGTCAGCCAGGCTGGTTCGACCGTTTTTTCCTAAGCCCGCTGTTCCCTTTCTAG